The following DNA comes from Alnus glutinosa chromosome 6, dhAlnGlut1.1, whole genome shotgun sequence.
gatttttaaaaatgcaattaagtatttgacaaaatcacagtttagcctttaaaattgtatgttttcaaaaaaaaaaaaaaaaaaccatcttgcttgcaatttaaaaaagcatatttttttttttttaaaaaaaatgcaattccaagttgtttattttctgcaatttggtttaaaatctcatgttttgtctacgaaatcataATGTCAAATGCACCCTGAGtatgtttttttaagaaaaaaaaaaattagacacaACTCTTTTACAATTCTTTAAATCACAATTAgtattttttaaactaaatagtCGAAATTTATGATATATCAGCATTTATCTCTTCATTATTTGCCATATTTTTCAGTAATAAGTATGGTAAATAATGAGGTAATAAATGATTGATATTTGAAGTTTATTACCTTaagaattctaaaaaaaatccaaatcctTTTGTATCCACTATACGGTCTATACCTCTATTGTTCATAAGAATATACGTACCAATTAATACAGGATATTTAAATTCCTTTATTCTCATTATTTCACAAAATCCAATTCCGGCCAAGATACAATCCAAATTACTagttgaaattaaataaataaataaataaaaagtcccaaaaattatattgattcggaatttatatcaattttgcATCTCACACGCGACTTCTGGCTTGCGTGGCATATATAAAAGATCaacttcaataaaaaatatcacGGGTAGCTTTCTGCAGTTGTCTTGTTTGCTtggtaagaaaataaaagatcaaCTTTCTTTCCCAACAATCAACATATTGGCTGAATATAAATTCTAACTGTTagattcaaaaattattttttgtcggGTCCGAGGTCTAGCTCTTCTGTCCTCATTCCTTCAATAATACTTTCTCTCATTTCATTGAGGTTTagattcaaaaattattttttgtcggGTCTGAGGTCTAGCTCTTCTGTCCTCATTCCTTCGATAATACTTTCTCTCATTTCATTGAGGTTTagattcaaaaattattttttgtcggGTCCGAGGTCTAGCTCTTCTGTCCTCATTCCTTCGATAATACTTTCTCTCATTTCATTGAGGTTTTGACTCAAGTGATAAAGGATTGTGAAGGGGGGAAAAATCCTTGTTCattgtcaaaagaaaaagaccctTTTGTTAATGTTCGAAAACTGTTGAAACATAACGTACGAGCATGCTTGAGCCTCTTTAATTTGTAGTGAATtccgaaaattaatttctttttactcAATGATACTTATGAgtatcccccccccccaaaaaaaaaaagaaagaaagaaagaaaaaagaaaaaacaacatagTAAACAAGTTTTGACCGTCACTCGTTACTTCGTCAATGGTGGTGTCAGAACAGAGTAgtgctttttattatttatctactttttctcacttttttatatttttttaataacaattaacataaaaacattcttactttttttcactttttatatcacatcaataattttttattactattcaaataaaaaaattcactacaatacaaattttttttacttttttatacaaattatttttactttatatcacatcatcactttttactaatttcaaaattaacaacccacccCTCTATTCTATACAAGTATTTGCCAAACATCACCAATATCATAAGAAAAACCACATAATCAAACAACTGATCGAACAAGTTTGACCTCAATTGCCACAAGGCATGCTTTTGTTACGTTACTTACCAGATAAGGCTTTCTTTTTCCCCTAAAATTTGAGtggcaaatatttttttgttacgTTACTTACCAGATAAGGCTTTCTTTTTCCCCTTAAATTTGGgtggcaaatatttttttattcaatttttcatttcgAATAACAAATAATCTAATCAAAAGTAAATTTAAAAGAGTAGCATCGTAtagatattaatattataaaaaggcAAATTGTGAAATGACCTTTAACAGTAGATCATGGCTATTTATTGCAAGAATGCATATtcaggaaaaataaaatgcatacATTGATTagcacattatatatatatatatatggataacaTTTTTTTGCCATTGATAACTGCAAAATGCCAAAGACAAAGGACATTATATATTTGATAGCGGCTTCTGTCCCGTTCCTCTTTTTGCGTTCTCATAGCCGTTTACCATAAAGCACAGGCATACATACCTACTGCAAAAAGAGTTGAGTTGGGCCACGTAAGCACATTGCAGCCTCTATAAAAATACCACATTGCTTCCGACTCTGGAAAATCTCATCTAAAACTCTCTCCTCCCTCAAATTCTCTACTAATTAGAGAAGAAGATTTTGGGATCCCTCCTTCTGCCCcctgcttcttcttctcctttttattATAGTCATTTAGTTAATTTTGATGGCTCAGCTAGCAGCATTATTAGTGTCATTATTAACACTTGTTCTATCAATATCAGGTAATAACAATAAGCCCAATAATGTGAAAAACATACAAAGTTATCATCTTTGATAGTTGATGCAAATCttttaagttcaaaatttcACTGACGAAGTTGTTTTGTTTAATTAGGAGTAATTTCAACGACCTTCACAATAATAAACAAGTGCGAATACACAGTATGGCCGGGCATTCTATCCAACGCCGGTGTACCGCCACTGTCCACAACCGGCTTCGCGCTCCAAAAGGGCGAGTCGAAAACTATCACCCCACCGACCTCCTGGGGCGGTCGCTTCTGGGGCCGAACCCACTGCTCCCAAGACTCCACGGGCAAGTTCTCCTGCGTCACAGGTGATTGCGGCTCCGGAAAAGTCGAGTGCTCAGGGAATGGCGGCGCGCTGCCGGCGACCTTGGCCGAGTTCACCCTCAACGGCGCTGGTGGGTTCGACTTCTTCGATATCAGCTTGGTCGACGGGTACAACCTCCCTATGATGGTCGTGCCTCAAGGTGGGACCGGTCAGAATTGCACAACCGTTGGCTGCGTGACCGACCTCAACGACTCTTGCCCCTCGGAGCTCCAGGTCACTAGCGCCGACGCCGACGGAAACGTGGCCTGCAAGAGCGCGTGCGAGGCCTTTGGACAGCCACAGTACTGTTGCAGCGGCGCGTATGGTTCACCTAACACATGCAAGCCTTCTTCGTACTCTCAGATCTTCAAGAAGGGGTGCCCGCAGGCTTACAGCTACGCCTACGACGATAAGACGAGCACTTTCACATGCGCATCCGCGGATTATACAATTAGTTTCTGCCCTACCCCTAAGACCAGGTAAATTTACTCTAAACACCCTCCACTTTTTAACGTTCATTCTAGctttaacactttttttttcgtCCATAAAAGTTGATAAAGCCTGTCAATATTAACGTTCATGTCCCCCATGTATGATGTTACCCTccaaactttttcattttttgttgcgGCTATTATGTCAGTGAAGTCTGGCACGGCTCTGTGCCGACCTGCTTCTCCTCATCTTGTCAATAAATTCGGCAGCCCAACACGCAAACGGGAATTGAGGGTCATAAATCATACACACGTCATTTAATGCTGCACCTAGAGGCGGTTCAATTGTCAAAACCTCCTAAACCTAACCTTTCTCAACAACAGCCTTGCTAACTTGCAGTTTACAAAAAGGAAGGTGTAGGTGTCTGTTATActattgaaatatataatttttacgcAGCTCGAGATATACATGTAGATCTCACCATTTATGAATTTTACCAATATATTTAGAGTTGTGCGCATTTAAATTGTGCAAGAATTATTTTCTTTACAACAATTTCGAGTTAAAGGAGTAATTCACACctaattatacaaaaatttattaaatagaattacCCATTTTTCACGTTTCTTTCACTTATAATAAAGGACgcataacaattttataaaattgaaaattgaaaattgttcTTTCTTTGAAGGATGCATGTTCTGTGGTCGGCAAAATGCCACACTATTCCCGAATCTCCATACTCTATACGCCTAGAGATATGGTTCAATTCTTTAAAGCCAAACAGCCAAACCGGCATATGAGATTTGCACGCACTCCTATAGCACATCATGACGTTGTCGGTAACGGTCATTTTTTGGCTGGGTAGTAACGGTTAGTTAGTAGGGGTAATATTGGCCAACCACAACACGACACGCTTGTTAACTCGTTATTACATATGTTGCTAACGGTAAATTCTTTGGTGCAGCCAAAAAGCTTCGCAGGGTACGACGTCGCAGGCGACACCAACTTCAACTGCAACAACCTCACCGTCCATCTACGGGACGTTGATCTACGAGGGTTCCGGCGACGAAAGTAACGCATCACCGTCCACGCGTGCCCACGTGTTCGGATTCCATTCTACTGTGGGTGTAGTCAGCATCGCGGTGGCAATTTGGCGGTTGTGGCAGCTCCCCTAACTTTTCTGATAACATGTTCGAGTTAGGCCCAAAATCATCCAAAATTGCCAACCCAACATCTAGCCGAGCTATGGGCCTGTCGGCCCCACACTTTTTGGGTAGCATGGGCCATGTGACATAGATGGGGTCCACAAGGTTGGCCATGGTGACGGGGATACGAGTCATGATGGTAGCATCTAGTACGGGCATTCAATGTGAAAGGGAGTGTTTtactcaaaaatttaaaaaaaaaaaaaaaaaaaaatgtaaaagggAGTGAAAAGAATAGAATAAGGAATTCTTTGAATTATTgagtccaatttttttttataaacgaAGAGAAGGGATGGGAgattcatttgtttgtttaagATACAGTGTCAATTATTTTAATGTAACCACCACATTTGGTGCAAAAGAATATGTCTTTGTTTTTGATGTCGTATTGCtgtgcatgttgtgtccaaacatatatacataaatgAATTCGCATAGAGATAAgatcaggggcggagccagcttttaAGCTTTGGGGgggctaaattgaaaaaaaataatttggggggccaaaattacaaattttttaaagaataggggtaaaaattatttttttttcttttttttttttagattttttttttttttttttggggggagccCTTTATAGTACTCgaaaattaagaataaattaTATAGTATGAATAATATAAACAAGGCTAGCACTATGTGAGACGTGGAAGAAGATGATTCAAGTAACGGTCTagatttaattacttttttaaaaaaaaaaattgaaattaaatttaaatagttAAAAACTGCAAGAGATTAGTTTTTGTTAGAGTACTTGAACCAAATCTTAAACTAACAAGTGAGCAGTTATAGTATGAAAAATGACACTCCTCCAGTGCATTTGTCCACTAATATAACCTTCTTTCGTGGAGTTATTACTCGTATAGGTGAGGCAATATAATGTCGGTTGGTTAGGCACTTTTGTAATTTTCAACTTTCAAGCTTTCGTATTTAATGTATGATTTTGTTTGCAAATAAATACTGGTAGTTGGGATCATTTCATTATtggcaaacttttttttttttttttttcaatttaatttattaattaacatttATTCTTATCACACGTAACTTTtacatacattttaaaaatatatgtgatttgttaattctattaaaaatatgtgtgaaaaaaaatgtcaattcaatagaataaaaaagaatttttccaattcaaTTTGGAGGTTATACCCTTTCATTATTTGGCACTCGGTGGCCACAAAAAAGTCAagcattataatttatttacctatttatttattcaaatgaAAATCGGTCGAGCTGGATCTCCCTTTCATAGGATTATTTATCATATGTAAAAGAATAATTTCACAACTAAGGATAGGATTGGGTAacacatttgtttttattatattttaatattttttaaatacatggttgggttgttttgataaatttgaattctactcaagttttatccattttttttaaaaaaaaaaaaaattgtctcattttttttaaaccatccaaacataataagaaaaatattttttcgatATTCGCAATTTTGAATAGCGTAAAGAAtagtataatataatacaaaaaaaatcatacaccCAAACGTACTTTTAAGTGTTTCAATAATCTGTATTCGGTCCAAGTCAAGGAATACTCAACCGCTTTGTTAAATCACCagtacttatcccaaaagcttaagttgataggaagtgtcgaatttaattatttaattaacattcaAACACTCTTTCACATATGAACTTAAACTCCCTTTTAATAAGTGAATCTCaatacgtagaatatttaactgaaatataagagagttgACAAATTAAGACAAAGTTCGAGAAGAAGCAATAACAACAATGCAGCATTAATAGAACCTAACCCATATCTAAACCGTAACATGTCTAATTAACCCAACACCATCAGAACTTGAAACAATGTCTAGCCTATCGTAGGATTGATCTGTGTTTAGTACtaattatttcattatttaAGTGCAGTTCACATGTCATAGCAATCAATTTCATTATAGTTGACgttcaaaaagaaacaaaacgcGATCGAGAATCTTTCCatatgatatgtatatataagatAGGATCCATTAGGGCGtccaattttattgtttatagaatTATTTTTGGATCTATATAAAGTCATATAAGCTAGATCATAGATAATACCTGTAAAACTCCCTATCATACATAAACCTTTCATCTAGTCTAATTaagttactttattttttttgtcctcaaagatagctcaatcggctgggatCATGACTCATGAAGCAGAGGTTAATAGCTCGAATCCCTCTtcccctcttatgtggacatgtaaaaaaaaaaaaaagcctttatTTTTGTCTAATTAATTGATACACTGCACCCTGCCATATATGTGGCAAAGCCTAACATAGATTGGTCTACATTTTTTGGTTAACTTTTATCttctatattattttatttatacttgGAGGTGGAGAGAGCATGACTGCTAACATACATAATTCTATTAATCGACTATTCATTCACGTCTCAAATGAAAAAATAtctttcctcaaaaaaaaaaaaaatgaaaaaatatctTATCATCAAAACATATTTGTAAAGAGATTTTATTGGGTCAGACGTTCATTATATTagtcaattttatatatatatgcgcatGGTTACACATGACTCAGCATATTCTCCTGCCATAAaaccattttatttaaatataatttacaaAATTAAGGTACACCAAGGTAAGaaatataatatacaaaatTAAGAGACATGACTCAGCATATTCTCCTGCCATAAaaccattttatttaaatataatttacaaAATTAAGGTACACCAAGGTAAGaaatataatatacaaaatTAAGAGTCAGAACTCTTTTAATGTTGGGAAATGATAAATATACAACCCCATCACAATTTTGGCACAACCCCCACTCATAATGAGGTGGAGCCCACGTGTATGGGCTCCACCTCATTGTGAGTGGATTGTGCCAAAGTTGTACAAAGGGATTGTACCCCAATCATCCCCCTTTAACGtttgtgcatatatataaaactgtttctcattaattaatattttcttatcTGAATTATTGCTACCAGGCCGACCTACGTTATCCGTTGATGGAGGTGTTTTggcaatttcaaaaatttttataaaagcaTTATTTTCTATACAATTTCCTATTAATAACGAATTTTTCACCTCTAGTTAGATAATTTGACTTTAtagtttactatttttttttaatatatatatctatatatttatagGTTTGGACTccatgcaaaaaataaaataaaattaaattaaataccgGTTCTACCCCTGATTGCTACTAGATGGCTCAGCCTAAGTAGACACTCGAGGCTCATTGTGTAAGCAAAGATTCTTATCTGAATTCCAGCATGAAGCACGTTGCAAATCCTTCGTCGCAGATGGCAGCTTCCGTCACAGCTACTGTGTGCTTGCAGGCCAGGATATTCagtgtctttttgtttttttttactgaAAACAAACAAGTCAAAGTATTTTATCTAATAATTGTGTGGCAAATGGACGTACGCCCATGAATAGGTGAACTTATACCTTTGttgaccatttgtttttttttttaactcaccCGCCTAAACTAGCAGCCACAGGGTTGGCGGCGGCCCCAATCAAAACTATGAAGTATGAAACTACCTTTGCAATGtttccttaaactttaaaaatgttATTAAACCTTTTTTCACTTAACTTACTTCACtcattaagatttttttgttaaatccaaTAGAAAATGTGTGTAATACAAGTGACCTAAAACCACAATACTAccccctttatatatatataaaaaaaattaaagaaaaaggcCAGAAAGGGGGAAGGGGGATCCGGAAGAGACTGCATGCTAAGGCTAAAGTGAAGGAGCTTGATAATTTGGACAAGGGAGACATTACAATATTTTACAGTTAAAAGAAATATTGCAAATCGAATAGTAATTTAACTGAAGTACGTATGGTTTCTCCTTATAATGATTATATTAAAGAGTGAAAATCACACGAATGTGCCAGAAATATGTGAACCTTAATTTAAttcacatatttaaaaaaagaacctGCAGTTAGAGTagacatatatttattaatgttaATCATCTTATTTAAAAGAAGAACCCTGCAGGTTCTTAatcatcttattttattaatcttattcaaaacataaa
Coding sequences within:
- the LOC133870424 gene encoding pathogenesis-related thaumatin-like protein 3.5, encoding MAQLAALLVSLLTLVLSISGVISTTFTIINKCEYTVWPGILSNAGVPPLSTTGFALQKGESKTITPPTSWGGRFWGRTHCSQDSTGKFSCVTGDCGSGKVECSGNGGALPATLAEFTLNGAGGFDFFDISLVDGYNLPMMVVPQGGTGQNCTTVGCVTDLNDSCPSELQVTSADADGNVACKSACEAFGQPQYCCSGAYGSPNTCKPSSYSQIFKKGCPQAYSYAYDDKTSTFTCASADYTISFCPTPKTSQKASQGTTSQATPTSTATTSPSIYGTLIYEGSGDESNASPSTRAHVFGFHSTVGVVSIAVAIWRLWQLP